A window from Opitutia bacterium ISCC 52 encodes these proteins:
- a CDS encoding cytochrome C translates to MPIYEFYCPDNHKVYQFFARTSSYADTIPTCPDNPDFRMVRKISGFAIAGTEKKSSAEGGEEGPDLDDPKMMAAMAEMERSVSGMDEDNPDPRQMGKLMRQMAEMTGESLAGELEEMVRKLEEGADPEGLEEQFGDLLGDDEEGDPMGGMGDLEGTASDEGTLGAFRGPPRKDETLYEFE, encoded by the coding sequence ATGCCTATTTACGAGTTCTATTGTCCGGATAATCACAAGGTGTATCAGTTTTTTGCTCGCACTTCTTCCTATGCGGATACGATTCCTACCTGCCCAGATAATCCCGACTTTCGGATGGTGAGAAAGATCTCTGGTTTTGCCATCGCAGGGACTGAGAAAAAATCGTCCGCAGAGGGAGGCGAGGAGGGTCCAGATCTCGATGATCCGAAAATGATGGCAGCAATGGCTGAAATGGAACGCTCGGTATCAGGGATGGATGAAGACAATCCGGATCCCCGGCAGATGGGAAAGCTGATGCGGCAAATGGCCGAAATGACAGGTGAGTCACTCGCCGGCGAATTGGAAGAGATGGTTCGGAAGCTTGAAGAAGGAGCTGATCCAGAGGGATTGGAAGAACAGTTTGGAGATTTACTGGGGGATGATGAAGAGGGTGATCCAATGGGAGGTATGGGTGACCTCGAAGGCACTGCATCGGACGAGGGAACCCTTGGAGCTTTTCGGGGACCGCCTCGAAAGGATGAGACGCTTTACGAATTTGAGTAA